From Schizosaccharomyces pombe strain 972h- genome assembly, chromosome: II, the proteins below share one genomic window:
- the ubc4 gene encoding ubiquitin-conjugating enzyme Ubc4 produces the protein MALKRINRELADLGKDPPSSCSAGPVGDDLFHWQATIMGPADSPYAGGVFFLSIHFPTDYPFKPPKVNFTTRIYHPNINSNGSICLDILRDQWSPALTISKVLLSICSLLTDPNPDDPLVPEIAHVYKTDRSRYELSAREWTRKYAI, from the exons ATGGctttgaaaagaattaacCGTGAATTAGCTGATCTTGGAAAAGACCCACCGTCTTCTTGTTCCGCCGGCCCTGTTGGCGATGATTTATTCCATTGGCAAGCTACAATCATGGGTCCT GCTGACAGCCCTTATGCGGGTGGTGTCTTCTTCTTGTCCATTCATTTCCCTACGGACTACCCATTCAAGCCACCAAAG GTAAACTTTACAACCAGAATCTATCATCCCAACATCAATTCAAACGGTAGCATTTGTTTGGATATCCTTCGTGACCAATGGTCTCCAGCGTTGACTATATCAAAGGTATTACTGTCTATCTGCTCATTGTTGACAGATCCTAATCCTGATGATCCGCTTGTGCCTGAAATTGCGCACGTCTACAAAACTGACAGATCCCGTTATGAATTAAGTGCTCGTGAATGGACTAGAAAATACGCAATCTAG
- the cmt1 gene encoding catechol O-methyltransferase 1 (O-methyltransferase, human COMT catechol homolog 1), whose amino-acid sequence MPHMEDNGSEKEQLFLQHIQNLPQERLDAIRGHPELVLKEIDEFTYPDGSGVRMCIGDVKGGFIVGKIRERKPKIMVELGGYLGYSAILFGNEISKIPGGRYYSLEVNEDYAKIAYELVKLAGLDEIVTIMIGKACDSLVELQQKLLHKDLGFQALDMVFIDHWKDLYVPDLRVIESLNMIAPGTLLVADNIITPGAPEYHKYVNMSPEERRGYQAKVRNVNGFDFIGRWDLIYKTETKEFEGVIRNKHRKDAVDVTECVGYAKKD is encoded by the coding sequence atGCCTCATATGGAAGACAACGGTAGTGAAAAGGAACAGCTGTTTCTGCAACACATTCAAAATCTGCCTCAAGAGCGCTTGGATGCGATTCGCGGGCATCCTGAGTTGGTTCTTAAGGAAATCGATGAATTCACGTATCCAGACGGATCTGGAGTGAGAATGTGTATAGGAGATGTTAAAGGTGGATTTATCGTTGGGAAAATTCGTGAACGGAAGCCGAAAATCATGGTTGAGTTAGGCGGCTATTTGGGCTACTCAGCTATTTTGTTTGGAAATGAAATCTCCAAAATTCCTGGTGGTCGTTATTACAGCTTGGAAGTGAATGAGGATTATGCCAAGATTGCTTACGAGTTGGTTAAGTTGGCCGGTCTGGATGAAATAGTCACCATCATGATTGGCAAGGCTTGCGACAGTTTGGTCGAACTGCAACAGAAATTATTGCATAAAGACCTTGGTTTTCAAGCTTTGGACATGGTATTTATCGACCACTGGAAGGACCTTTATGTGCCTGACTTGAGGGTTATTGAATCACTTAATATGATTGCTCCGGGAACCCTTCTAGTGGCCGATAATATTATAACACCTGGTGCTCCTGAATATCATAAATATGTTAATATGAGTCCTGAAGAACGTAGAGGATATCAAGCCAAGGTTCGCAATGTCAATGGATTCGATTTCATCGGCAGATGGGATTTGATATATAAGACTGAAACTAAAGAATTTGAGGGTGTCATTCGCAATAAACACCGCAAAGACGCTGTCGACGTTACGGAGTGTGTTGGCTATGCTAAAAAAGATTAG